CGCAGGCGGATGTATGGACGTCGGAGCTAAATACGATTCTAGAGGGAACGGAAGTTTTGGCCAACTCTCAACGAAGTTGGTTTGAAGTTGAAAAAACGGATCGATATAGATAGCAACGGTGATGGCGTTGTCATTGCTATCATTTCCGAAAAAGACGGTTGCGATTTCCAGCGTATTAAATGCTTCTTGGTAGTGTGTAATTGTTACGTCAggactgtttcctttttcttctcgtttaGCACAACGGCGATGGATAAAATTCAGCAATGGCGCATCAGAATTTGTTGTAAGATTCATCAGAATAATCCTTTGAGGGGCTTTAGGTTTGTCACCCCAACATGGATAGCACACCAACAAACATGAAAGATCGTAATCCTTTTTCTCAGTATGTAGTATTTCCCACCATTTGGTGCTTTCTGGATGTCGACAAAGACATATTGTTTGCAGAGTATCACAGACCCTTACTGGACACTTTGTTTCCTCCATATAATGAGAGAAGAGCTgagtttctttaaaaatacaattttctatttgatcTAGATGATCTTGAACATAAGGGCAGTGCAAACGGGTGAAGTCCTCTTGATTCTTGATATCTTTGCATTCAATCCTTAGTAGAGTCCTTGCAAAGGTGAATGTAATAGCTTCATCCAATTGGAAGCCTTTCTCTAGACTTCGATATCCATTTGAGTTGTAGAGTGGCCAACTGGTAGAGCAGAAGGGGTGGGCTTCAACAAGTACTAGATCTCCATGGGTAGCCATATCAATTATTTGCCATGTATCCccatgttttcttttgattttatcaTATGGTGTTCCACTTTGCTCTCTACATAATGTAACAAGTATTTTTCCATTCTCACTTAACAATAAGCTGGAACttacaaagaaatttttaagAAGGAGGCGATTGAGGTGTATCTTCATTTTCCCTCCTACATGAGGGAAATTGAATACAATGAAATcaaatttctcatttttgAATCTCTCATGTTGATGTAAACTTGTTGCATCAATCCCAAACCAGACTTCAGCACCTGTCAAGAATATTGCAACAATATTTTCACAATATGTTAGCCTTAAATTAGATTGCCTGGTTTACCTAACGTACACGCAAACCGCGCATTTTCTTTGACTGTATTGGAGAGATTTCTGTATTTCTGAAAGCAAGATGAGATTAATTTGGCCGAAATTGGCGACTTTGTTGAATCAGCAATTTTCATAAGTAAAGATATCGTGAAAGAAAAGTTTCCTTCACCAACCAGCAAAACCTGTTTCCCACCTTCTAATTGCGAAACATCTAACATTTTGTGATCTTTTCTTCGTACATTTACTTAGAATAGGTAGTGCAAATGTATACggtttatttgattttttgaagCAATTGGCATAGGGGCATCCCTAAAACGCGAAAGCGAAACGAGAAACGAACAGCGACTAAAACGCGGAACGCTGTGCGAAACAGCCCCCAGGCAATGGGCTGTGAAACACTCAAATATCGCCTAAAGGCAACCTAAATAGCGAAACGATTTTGCGAAACCCTTATTTAAAATGCCATTGGCTTTGGCATTTCAGTTAGCGAAATAAGAACCGTGTACTATTCTATTTAGAGAAATAAGAACCGTGTACTATTCTTTTTTGAGAACATGTAACCCCGATAAGCACTGTAAGCTCTACGCCAACAAAAACTCTCTCTGGTTCTTTCCagtccttttttaatttgttgacATTTACTTGAACAAATTCGCGATGAATTGTTAACTTGTATTGGCTAATAGGAAACTAAACACGATGGGGAATAAAAAACTagaattttaaataaacaatgtGTTTAGAATCTGATTaaagtaaatgaaattaatttataGAATTAAATtgagtttaaaccaaaaaatgtaaagccgTGGGCTAACTGGGATGTTCTCCAGTGCTCTGACCTCTGAGTGCCTTGAATGGTTCCATAGCATGTTAAATTTGGCctgaaaaaactcatgagacTGTTTGGCTCTGTCAGAAATGTAAAAGCCTTGCCCAAAATTAACTTTCAACACGTTGgtacaaaaaaatatgtttgactttaaattacCTGCGATTcctattaaaattttatttttttatttattgaaataTTAACATTTCGCGCTTTCGCCAGCCATCCAGCAGCCTTCTGTTTCGCACTTTAGCATGGGAATGAAACACCATTCAGCGGCTAACCTTGATTCGCACCGCGTTTCGCGTTTTAGTCGCTGTTCGTTTCGCGTTTCGCTTCCGCGTTTTAGGGACACCCAGGCATAGTGTAAAAGGGGAGGTGACGAGGTGTAGCAACTCTCTTTTTAACGGTCTATCTCTTGTGAAGCCTATTTGTGGTACCAGTAGGCGTGGCCTAGTTTGCCAGGCTATCTATAGTCAACGCCACCTCTGGAGCTAGTGAGCAAATCTTCCCTTCGGATCAGTCGTCAACGGTCATTTATTCATACCGAGGGTTTGAACACGTTAATGGCGTCGTTTGCTTTACGCCTCGATCATCTTTCTAGAAATGGTGAAGCAATCAATTCAGGAACTGAttctaataataaaaaaaaagcttcgGTGGCTGTAGTGTAATACGAGCGAGAATGGAACATGGCGGCGAAAGACACTATGTCCAAACCGGTACCGCAGGAAGCCATCCATGCCTTTCGGTCAGTACTTACCCgtaatttcccgatagggattctatcaaaactcgcatttcccaaccccctgatacaggcacccctacccttctacaacgaccggtggatcgaccgacactttttctgagactttaccccagagatgacgctgatggcgcggcgatttcaggggtgtctacactaatctttcgttcgtttttttattttagatgctgtgccactgagattggtctccttttgtagaggaaataacgcagcagctcccggtcgagtccccgtttttatcggctgaatggcaaaggagtgcggagtagtttagtcggcccattcgagtcgatttcagggtctcgtacgtatcttttatacgttttcttattttagatgctgtggcgcaaaacttgacgtcatgttgtacaggagataacgcggagattaacgaaggggtcgtgtcaattatcggctcaacgataaaggaacacggagcaatctaagagcggctcgaagttttgggagattttttttaagagagatggcgcgtcggtcatgaagatagggaaaaataaggccgcgaagttgttttcaaggcggggctttgagcgtcgcctggcaacggactggtttttccacaggccgtgtgaggctGTCAACATGGTCGCACTACATATGTATTAAGGTAACACCTATTGCACCTCACACAGCGTTGCCAAACtatataaatttttcatttattttattttttattttttcccccctacTCCCTTAACTCTGATTAAGAtacttattataatttaaaatccgaatggagcttctttctttttcatttgtttgtttcccaaaGGTAATTTactaccgctagatgacgtttTAATTGACACTAGTTCGTCCAGTTTGAACGTTtcttaaacaaactgtttgccCATCGATATAACTAACTTGCTCTACTTGATTACTCACAGCCTCAGTCGTCAGTTTTTCCGGAAGAGCAAATGGTTTCCGGGTTTCCGTGTGGCGAATTGGCGTCCAGGctgtaccctatcgggaacttcctgaacggagtgagggcccctagtttaTCATGTTGAGGGATGCGAGTCACTTGATACTGATGATGAACGACAAAATGTAAGTGGAATTCTATGGCAGTTCTACTGATGCCTTactaaaattcttttttttttaaattcaggtTCGTTCAGGAACCAAAGGCTGTTCCTGTGACATCCTCAATCGAGACCCGTACAATAACTGCCATTTCCGCATCCACTTCGAAAGTCAATACCGGTACGTTGTTTCAGCTTCTTTTCCCCACAACTGCGCCAGCCGTGCAGAACTCTACTCTTATTATTCGTTATCACCTTATTATTATATTGTTATATTATCTTATTATTCATTATTCGGCAGCACCGTCTCCTAGAGAATGACGTCACCTATACAATCTCGACAAGTCTCTCTAATTCCCCAAATATTTTGATCTTGTTCGCTCTCTTGGCCGTGAAATCACTCATTGCCCTTCGTTTCCTGCTTCAACGAAAATTAGacttgaaaattttgaaagttATATGAATTGAGGATGAATTTTCGCTTTTCAAATCGTAGGAAATGCATGCCGCTGTGTTTTTCTGATACGATAACGGCTGTCAGCCGACTGTCAAATTCTTCTTCGACAAGGTGGTTATTGAAATGGATGGCTAATATGATTTTTCTAACTTAAGCAACATTCAAATAACTGTATTCGTCTACCGCCGGATGCTGGACAGAGACGCAGGCATATGCAAAGCCGTTGCCGTTTGGGTGAGGCTAAGCAGCCTATTGAGCTTGAGGTGGCCGAACATTAACAATTTATCACGCGATCAGAAGAAAACATTTATGGAACATGGAAACCCGATCGCTTGCATTATCGTATTACGAGCTACCCGGAATGCGAGGTAGCATTTCTCTTTGTCGTCAATTTTTCTCGCGTTTGCTGTTCAATCAATAATGTTTTGAGCAACAGATGAAACGGCACAAGAATAGGCTTCCAATGGCTTCTATCATGATAGGACAACAGGGCAGTGGAAATGAGCTTACCTATCGAACGTATAATAGGGGATTATTAAACCTAGGTCATCAGTTCAGCCCGTCTAACCGATTGAGCCCTGAACGGGTTATTCCGTGGCGGGGTGGGGACCCCGATTAGAACCACTCAAGGCAGACCACCATATACGTGTTACATCCAATTATGCGTTTCATAAATTAATActacaattttttaaaggtttaCTTTAACAATATTAAAGGTCTTGCATGTGCGTGAATAAATATTCAGGTAAAGATTAAGTAACGATCATTGTTACACATTATTTAtccttgagtttttattcaGGCACATGCAGGCTTTATTTAAATGAGCTATATctaagaatgaataaaaaagtgggatcATCGGTCAAATTACCGGCCAGAGGCACCGGTAATCCGTGTTGACTCCTAGCTTCCTCCAGGAACCGAGGACATCCATGGTCACCTCGCCCCGCCCTAGATGGGGTGGGTGGGTGGGGCGCCCCGATAGGAGtcaatcggggccgatcgctatTTACGTATTACATATGCATTTTATCAAATAATACTACAATTTCGTCTAGATTTATCGTAATCCTATAAAAGAGCGTGAAAATCCaaataatgttcatttatttAGTTTCAAGTAATGGAAGAAAATACCCGTAATCTTCAAATAGCCGGCTCCAGAAGATCCTCAGAGTTAAAGTCATGGTTTAACTTAAGCGGCCTTCAGGGTTAAGACAAGTAATTTGGCATGTGAAGCTAACATTGGCAGGGCTCCCAATTGGCGCCCCATCATCATCCATAACCATACTTGGTGGAAGATGAGCGAAACCAccaatttttttcccgttcCTTTTCCTATTCTTTGGCTAACGCATCAACGAATAAACCATAAAGAGAGTTAAGTCTCCATGCGGAATAACGACTTGACGTCACTCGCATTCACAGCCGTCATAACGTGGATGCGGGAACTAaatccctgagagattttaCTTTGGTAAAGATGGAAGGCTATGCCGTGGTTATGCGCCCCaaactgtttattgtttccctgGGGGTTCCAGCCGTTCTGTGATTGGCTGAAATTGGGcagaattatcgcgtgtaaactggggaacttttcgttttcgtttattttttattcgattcgccgtgttaaactacgtgtctgagcagaatttcaaatctgttggtgtttgtgttcattttatatatttatttattcggtcgaaattcaaatttttatggttcccgccggtttgtgattggctgcaaattggggggaattatcgcgtgtaaactggggaacttttcgttttcgtttattttttattcgattcgccgtattaaactacgtgtctgagcagaatttcaaatctgttggtgtttttcttcattttatatatttattattcggtcgaaattcaaatttttatggttcccgccggtttgtgattggctgaaattggggggaattatcgcgtgtaaactgggaaacttttcgtttttgtttattttttattcgatttgccgtattaaactacgtgtctgggcaaattttcaagtctgttggtgtttttgttcattttaaacttttattttgtgtttgtttacaaatgtCGTAGGCGGCgatcgtttgtcatttgttttttaagctGTAATGCAGAAAAATGTGACTTGGATTTTGGAAAGCGACTTTTGGGGAACCGGACACAAgtaattattttcattagtAAATATGGTATCAAGTTTCATGCATGGAGAAATCCAAATTAAAGATTTAACATGATAATTCGCGTTATAAATCGTATTTATTCGATACGAAAGTGCAGTTTTGTTTTCCAGCGATTTTGTGCTAGTAATGTTTTGAAATTAAATGAAAGAGGACTATTACAGGACATTTTCCCTCCACCAAGGTATAATCCAGTTTAAATGTTCACATTGATGTATGGTAATGACTATTGTATTTCAGCCTAAATCTTCAAAAACTGTTGTCACAACCACAATGTTTCTATGCTGGATTTGATCCTACTGCTGATAGCCTCCACATAGGAAATCTTTTGGTGTTAATGACCATGTTGCATTGGCAACGTGCTGGCCATCAACTCATAGCCTTGGTTTGTCCATTACAAATGGTATTGAGTGTATGAGTAACAATTATTTCTACATATTTTAAGATTGGGGGAGCCACTGCCCTGATTGGTGATCCCAGTGGAAAGGCAAGTGAAAGAATAGCTTTGCCAGAAGGAAAAGTCAGAGATAATGCAGATGTGATAGCTGAAAACTTTACAAGGATATTCCAGAACCATCAGAAATATATTTGGGAGCAAAATAGAGATCCAAATAGACTGAAACCAGTAAAGTAGTACAGCTCAAAACCATACCTCTGTTAACAAATAGTTCAAGCCAatgttaaatttattttgtaaGGCTAGTCAATAATGCAGATTGGTACGATAATGTGAGCATC
This genomic interval from Daphnia magna isolate NIES linkage group LG8, ASM2063170v1.1, whole genome shotgun sequence contains the following:
- the LOC123475387 gene encoding uncharacterized protein LOC123475387, which translates into the protein MLDVSQLEGGKQVLLVGEGNFSFTISLLMKIADSTKSPISAKLISSCFQKYRNLSNTVKENARFACTLGAEVWFGIDATSLHQHERFKNEKFDFIVFNFPHVGGKMKIHLNRLLLKNFFVSSSLLLSENGKILVTLCREQSGTPYDKIKRKHGDTWQIIDMATHGDLVLVEAHPFCSTSWPLYNSNGYRSLEKGFQLDEAITFTFARTLLRIECKDIKNQEDFTRLHCPYVQDHLDQIENCIFKETQLFSHYMEETKCPVRVCDTLQTICLCRHPESTKWWEILHTEKKDYDLSCLLVCYPCWGDKPKAPQRIILMNLTTNSDAPLLNFIHRRCAKREEKGNSPDVTITHYQEAFNTLEIATVFFGNDSNDNAITVAIYIDPFFQLQTNFVESWPKLPFPLESYLAPTSIHPPAHCHDICFWIPVTFTPKCFACALFTVAGQIIKSFWLIDEYFCPVKKQKSLCYRIIYQSLSAALSSEKAFYLQTKVIGPFLEACLGIIIR